One Cucurbita pepo subsp. pepo cultivar mu-cu-16 chromosome LG20, ASM280686v2, whole genome shotgun sequence genomic window carries:
- the LOC111782982 gene encoding transcription factor bHLH112-like translates to MDDEFPPGICGRKLWDTTKITFPPAAATPSPCSVSDSTFLIDPTVRTPSNWNQNFLGDDGQRVDTTLMVDYDHQETNASEEPQNPSIFNADHDSMFLMGQTHSNFYDNIVTTTSQGLPMAYPFGMISNGYTPTLLPSSLDQPKQFLVNNRTISNSCRPMFETLNFTTKLISCEEVVRDSSRVETKNKSNEITTIKRARNDMPSSLPTFKVRKEKLGDKITALQQLVSPFGKTDTASVLHEAIEYIKFLHDQVRVLSTPYMEMGEQEHDGVQLVKEELEENKKQDLTSRGLCLVPIPSSVALANGNTLDFWSPTFGGTFR, encoded by the exons ATGGACGATGAATTTCCACCTGGGATTTGCGGTCGGAAGTTGTGGGATACAACCAAGATCACGTTCCCGCCGGCGGCCGCCACTCCCTCGCCGTGTTCCGTCAGTGACTCCACCTTCTTGATTGATCCAACCGTTCGAACGCCTTCCAATTGGAACCAAAATTTTCT TGGAGATGATGGGCAAAGAGTTGACACCACTTTGATGGTGGATTATGATCACCAAGAAACTAATGCATCCGAGGAGCCACAAAatccttccattttcaacGCCGATCATGATTCTATGTTCTTAATGGGCCAAACGCATTCCAACTTTTACGATAATATTGTGACAACTACAAGCCAAGGGTTACCGATGGCTTACCCTTTTGGGATGATCTCCAATGGGTACACTCCAACGTTGTTGCCAAGTTCATTGGATCAACCAAAACAGTTTCTTGTCAACAACCGGACCATTAGTAATTCTTGTCGGCCTATGTTTGAAACCCTGAATTTCACAACAAag CTGATTAGTTGCGAGGAAGTTGTTCGAGATTCGAGTCGGGTTGAGacgaaaaacaaaagtaaCGAAATTACGACAATCAAAAGGGCAAGGAATGACATGCCATCCTCATTACCCACTTTTAAG GTTCGAAAAGAGAAGCTTGGCGACAAGATCACAGCGCTCCAACAGCTTGTTTCTCCTTTTGGAAAG ACCGATACTGCATCAGTTCTACATGAAGCAATTGAGTACATCAAGTTTCTTCACGATCAAGTTCGT GTTTTGAGTACTCCATATATGGAAATGGGCGAGCAGGAGCATGATGGCGTGCAGCTTGTTAAGGAAGAATTGGAAGAGAATAAGAAACAAGATCTAACAAGTAGAGGACTTTGTCTGGTGCCAATTCCAAGTTCAGTTGCATTAGCAAATGGTAACACACTTGATTTCTGGTCGCCCACTTTTGGAGGAACCTTTAGGTAA
- the LOC111782980 gene encoding uncharacterized protein At5g39570 yields MAFYDSYYDSAQIEPPIPQSSYEPTFYNLFDYPPPCYFGQAYAPYTSNFNEFPQLIEYQPVDHGAYGYTISYSANACSASTFSVPKVIEYDPDLYSDGYQKVSSQFVISYSVSEFNETEFEEYDPTPYGGGYDIHETYGKPLQPSTDICYSPSSSSPPKPPPTAIQEAPKEKIEEKTKPSSEIKPTQIEKDNTASESEEIEEVQAIPFADPGIGYGNGREVNQFPSGYGLEAMDLCESLFGYWPCLSRIKKQTGCRQPNNGCGRCHGHCYCYGNYGNQWQTAADYLFGSHNPYPDGRSEGDGVYGYQTQYQTEPVYGYVWLNQDDFVRSDDA; encoded by the coding sequence ATGGCCTTCTACGATTCCTACTACGATTCTGCTCAAATTGAGCCTCCAATTCCGCAATCCAGCTACGAACCCACTTTCTACAATCTCTTTGACTACCCACCTCCTTGTTATTTCGGTCAGGCTTATGCTccctacacatccaatttcaaTGAATTCCCCCAATTGATCGAGTATCAACCCGTTGACCATGGGGCTTATGGCTATACAATTAGCTACTCGGCCAATGCTTGTTCTGCATCGACTTTCAGTGTCCCAAAAGTGATCGAATACGACCCTGATTTGTATAGCGATGGTTACCAAAAGGTGTCGTCCCAATTTGTGATCTCCTACTCTGTTTCAGAATTCAACGAGACAGAATTTGAAGAGTACGATCCAACCCCTTACGGTGGTGGCTACGACATTCATGAAACCTACGGTAAGCCCCTTCAACCTTCAACTGACATTTGCTACTCACCCTCCTCTTCTTCACCTCCAAAACCCCCACCCACCGCAATTCAGGAGGCACCaaaggaaaaaattgaagaaaaaacaaagccGTCGAGCGAAATCAAGCCGACCCAGATCGAGAAAGATAACACGGCATCTGAATCTGAAGAAATTGAGGAAGTTCAAGCGATTCCCTTTGCAGATCCGGGAATAGGGTATGGAAATGGAAGGGAAGTGAACCAATTTCCAAGTGGGTATGGACTGGAAGCGATGGATCTTTGTGAAAGTTTATTTGGGTATTGGCCATGTCTCTCACGGATTAAAAAGCAAACAGGTTGTAGACAACCCAACAACGGCTGTGGGCGTTGCCATGGGCATTGCTATTGCTATGGCAATTACGGCAACCAGTGGCAGACGGCGGCGGACTATCTATTCGGAAGCCATAACCCATATCCAGATGGAAGGAGTGAAGGAGACGGTGTTTATGGGTATCAAACACAGTATCAAACGGAGCCTGTCTATGGCTACGTTTGGTTGAATCAAGACGACTTCGTTCGGTCCGATGACGCTTGA